From the genome of Thermogutta terrifontis, one region includes:
- the pstA gene encoding phosphate ABC transporter permease PstA has protein sequence MTQVITSRNTRISREPPALRDSPARLLSAYAEPSLWLTGGALVIALTMMFGLLALILVEGTRTFWPLRVVRWELPDRVVMGEITRSEWFRPDPQSIQNMSPELQKSFQEYTDKHKGWVLRYLVRTGNYELTNEHFQWVSAPEILLGKTTWPDWVIVLERMAWGRFYGIPVAFVIDGQPQVTTPSEAWENFLHWHPEVRRRFRVIRRLETRVLGDINHDLESARLRLRSVELEEGKQSPRYRRLEAEVAQAEKKLNERYESVRQEIERLRAENARYAIRLKTADGQEKDIALADIVRAYPANQLDLIARCQVYLSRVWEFLTDEPREANTEGGIFPAIFGTAFLTLLMTIAVVPMGVLAALYLREYAKGGVIVSGLRIAINNLAGVPSIVFGVFGLGFFCYLVGGSIDSIFFQARLPNPTFGTGGILWASLTLALLTLPVVIVATEEALAAVPRSVREGSYACGATRWQTLRRVVIPQAFPGILTGTILAMARGAGEVAPLMLTGAVKLAPELPIDHRFPYIHLQRSFMHLGFHIYDLGFQSPNSEAAKPMVFSTTLVLILLILALNLWAFALRARLRRASRVLHL, from the coding sequence ATGACACAGGTTATAACTTCGAGAAACACAAGAATTTCTCGTGAACCGCCCGCCTTGCGGGACAGCCCCGCACGATTGCTCTCGGCCTATGCCGAGCCCTCTCTGTGGCTGACTGGCGGCGCGCTGGTCATCGCACTCACGATGATGTTCGGTTTGCTGGCCCTCATCCTGGTAGAAGGGACGCGGACTTTCTGGCCCCTTCGTGTCGTTCGGTGGGAACTGCCGGATCGCGTGGTGATGGGTGAAATCACTCGAAGCGAATGGTTTCGTCCAGACCCTCAATCCATCCAGAACATGTCACCGGAACTACAAAAATCCTTCCAGGAATATACGGATAAGCACAAAGGCTGGGTTCTGCGGTACCTGGTGAGAACAGGTAATTACGAACTCACCAATGAACACTTCCAGTGGGTGTCGGCGCCTGAGATTCTCCTGGGTAAGACCACCTGGCCCGACTGGGTTATTGTTTTGGAACGGATGGCATGGGGACGGTTTTATGGAATTCCCGTGGCTTTCGTGATCGATGGTCAGCCCCAGGTCACCACGCCCTCCGAGGCATGGGAAAACTTTCTTCACTGGCATCCAGAGGTACGCCGCCGGTTCAGGGTGATCAGGCGATTGGAAACTCGGGTCCTTGGCGACATCAATCACGATCTTGAGTCTGCCCGTCTGCGTCTGCGCTCTGTGGAACTGGAAGAAGGTAAGCAATCCCCGCGGTATCGCCGCTTGGAGGCAGAGGTTGCTCAGGCAGAAAAGAAATTAAACGAACGTTACGAATCGGTGCGGCAGGAAATTGAGCGCCTGCGAGCTGAGAACGCTCGGTATGCCATTCGCCTGAAAACGGCCGATGGTCAGGAGAAAGACATCGCTCTGGCGGACATTGTTCGCGCGTATCCGGCAAACCAACTTGACCTGATTGCGCGATGCCAGGTTTACCTGAGCCGGGTCTGGGAGTTTTTAACAGACGAACCACGAGAGGCCAACACCGAAGGTGGAATCTTTCCGGCGATTTTTGGGACAGCATTTCTAACGCTCTTGATGACCATCGCTGTTGTGCCCATGGGAGTGCTGGCGGCACTTTACCTGCGGGAGTATGCCAAAGGCGGCGTGATCGTCAGTGGTTTACGGATTGCCATCAACAATTTGGCGGGAGTACCCAGCATCGTCTTTGGCGTGTTTGGTCTCGGATTTTTCTGCTACCTGGTCGGCGGATCGATCGATAGCATTTTCTTCCAGGCTCGGCTCCCCAACCCGACTTTTGGCACCGGGGGAATTCTCTGGGCATCTCTTACGCTTGCGCTGCTCACGCTCCCGGTAGTCATTGTGGCCACTGAAGAGGCACTGGCCGCAGTTCCTCGATCTGTCCGCGAGGGCTCCTATGCCTGTGGTGCTACCCGCTGGCAGACGCTGCGTCGGGTGGTTATACCCCAAGCGTTTCCAGGAATCCTCACCGGCACGATTTTGGCCATGGCTCGTGGCGCGGGAGAAGTGGCTCCACTCATGCTGACCGGCGCTGTCAAACTGGCTCCGGAGTTGCCCATCGATCATCGCTTCCCCTACATTCACCTGCAGCGGAGTTTTATGCACCTGGGTTTCCACATTTATGACCTCGGTTTTCAAAGTCCCAACAGCGAAGCCGCCAAGCCGATGGTATTCTCCACAACACTGGTGTTGATTTTGCTTATTCTGGCACTCAACCTGTGGGCGTTCGCACTGCGTGCGCGGTTACGGCGGGCCTCACGCGTCTTGCATTTATGA
- the pstB gene encoding phosphate ABC transporter ATP-binding protein PstB produces the protein MQGASRLAAIARGEPFESEIHPQVLAEPAVLEIDHFSLWYGKKQTLFDISMNIPKGKVTAIIGPSGCGKSTLIRCVNRMNDLIDDVRTEGDIRLDGVSVFDPTVDVTQIRKRAGMVFQKPNPFPMSIFENVVYPLRIQGIRNRQYLQEQCERCLRAAALWDEVKDHLNQNALQLSGGQQQRLCIARALAGNPEVLLLDEPCSALDPIATNKIEDLIRELAGEYTVVIVTHNMQQAARVSDYTALLYLGRLIEYGPTPDIFSAPRLPETEAYVTGRFG, from the coding sequence TTGCAGGGCGCGTCGCGATTGGCAGCGATCGCCCGAGGTGAACCTTTTGAAAGCGAAATCCATCCGCAGGTTCTGGCAGAGCCCGCCGTCCTTGAAATAGACCATTTCAGCCTCTGGTACGGGAAAAAACAGACCCTCTTCGACATTTCCATGAATATCCCGAAAGGGAAGGTAACCGCCATCATCGGTCCCAGTGGATGCGGCAAATCCACGCTGATCCGCTGCGTCAACCGCATGAATGATCTGATTGATGATGTGCGTACGGAAGGAGATATCCGGTTGGATGGCGTCTCGGTATTTGATCCTACCGTGGATGTGACCCAAATCCGCAAGCGGGCAGGCATGGTGTTTCAGAAGCCCAATCCCTTTCCCATGAGCATTTTTGAGAACGTCGTCTATCCGCTGCGGATTCAGGGCATCCGAAATCGGCAGTACCTTCAGGAACAATGTGAGCGGTGCCTCCGGGCGGCCGCACTTTGGGATGAGGTCAAGGATCATCTCAATCAAAACGCCCTCCAGCTTTCCGGCGGGCAGCAGCAGCGTCTGTGCATCGCCCGAGCTTTGGCAGGCAACCCGGAAGTGCTGTTATTGGACGAGCCCTGCTCGGCACTCGATCCCATCGCGACGAACAAGATTGAAGATCTCATCCGAGAACTCGCTGGGGAATATACCGTGGTCATCGTGACTCACAATATGCAGCAGGCCGCCCGGGTGAGTGATTACACGGCTCTGCTCTATTTGGGTCGTCTTATCGAATACGGCCCGACCCCAGACATCTTCAGTGCCCCACGGTTGCCGGAGACGGAAGCGTATGTGACGGGACGGTTTGGATAA
- a CDS encoding DegT/DnrJ/EryC1/StrS family aminotransferase has translation MAPTPRPMESTEASSHPRRMVPFLDLGRAQAPLRDEIVAALARVVDSGVFVLGPEVETLEQALAEYCHCRYAIACASGSDALLLAMMALNIGPGDEVIVPSFTFFATASAVARLGAKPVFADIDPRSYNISPEHVARLIRKNTKAIIPVHLFGQAADMTPILELAERFGITVVEDAAQSIGAEYRGKRVGSLGRIGCLSFYPTKNLGGMGDGGMLTTNDGQLSDQLRILRVHGMHPRYYHHKIGINSRMDAFQAAVLLVKFRHLEDWVACRQEIAQRYTALFLEAGLERHIVLPERTVEGRHVWNQYVIRVRNGQRDALRKYLQEQGIGTEIYYPLGLHEQECFQFLGYAPTDLPETFLASREVLALPIFPHLTEEEQRTVVRAIAEFLGAQSHTFRIGPPKFLERTSQPTTETHVERR, from the coding sequence ATGGCACCAACTCCTCGGCCAATGGAGAGCACGGAAGCCTCGTCGCACCCCCGACGCATGGTCCCCTTTCTCGACCTCGGTCGTGCCCAGGCGCCTCTGCGGGACGAGATTGTGGCAGCGCTGGCGAGGGTCGTCGATTCTGGAGTGTTTGTTCTCGGCCCCGAGGTGGAGACCCTTGAACAGGCCCTTGCAGAGTACTGTCATTGCCGGTATGCCATTGCCTGTGCTTCGGGCAGTGATGCTCTGCTGCTTGCGATGATGGCTCTCAACATCGGGCCGGGGGACGAGGTGATCGTCCCGAGTTTCACTTTTTTTGCAACTGCCAGTGCCGTCGCACGGCTTGGAGCCAAGCCAGTCTTCGCTGACATTGACCCGCGATCGTACAACATATCGCCCGAGCACGTAGCGCGATTGATCAGGAAGAATACCAAAGCCATCATACCCGTTCATCTTTTCGGTCAGGCGGCCGACATGACGCCGATTTTGGAACTGGCGGAACGCTTCGGCATAACCGTCGTCGAAGATGCCGCCCAGTCGATTGGGGCGGAGTACCGCGGAAAACGCGTCGGCTCGCTGGGCCGAATTGGATGTCTCAGCTTCTATCCCACCAAGAATTTGGGCGGGATGGGCGACGGTGGAATGTTGACCACCAACGATGGGCAGCTCAGCGATCAGCTTCGCATCCTCCGCGTCCACGGAATGCATCCGCGGTACTATCATCATAAAATTGGTATCAACAGCCGGATGGACGCCTTTCAAGCAGCCGTTCTCCTGGTCAAATTTCGCCATCTGGAGGATTGGGTGGCCTGTCGCCAGGAAATTGCCCAACGTTACACCGCGCTCTTTTTGGAAGCCGGTTTGGAACGGCACATTGTTTTGCCGGAGAGAACCGTGGAAGGGCGCCACGTGTGGAATCAGTACGTCATTCGGGTGCGCAACGGACAGCGTGACGCTCTTCGCAAGTACCTCCAAGAACAGGGAATCGGGACCGAAATCTATTATCCGCTTGGCCTGCACGAGCAGGAATGCTTTCAATTCTTGGGCTACGCTCCCACCGACCTGCCGGAAACATTTCTGGCCAGCCGAGAGGTGCTGGCTCTCCCCATTTTTCCGCATTTGACCGAAGAAGAGCAGCGGACAGTGGTTCGGGCGATCGCGGAGTTTCTGGGGGCACAATCGCATACGTTCCGGATTGGGCCGCCCAAATTTCTGGAAAGAACATCTCAACCGACGACGGAAACACACGTGGAACGCCGGTAA
- a CDS encoding ATP-binding protein: MFRLSRLRLPFVLLTFWAVTTVPIALIWLLTSPATHEQLVNMWIEERAHYLARTILPDETAKQMTDLQALTNVLRQKAGALELQLAIFDAGGRVLVATTPGITRAATEPSEVQLCRNSGRPVFRWQEVRSGGHLRCVAAFPVTALSAPAVLWLEQEIPLSSANLSGTILWSGLRSIGWGSLLGAMGWLVVGLWVDRVLAGLSPEKLVKERGPSVPRWYPQEIVQLAQQWRDYTVQRENERKRLRQIQAELEAVLEHLADGILILDREGRGQKWNQQAAQLLRFPPHLSPGQLILSERIRHPAFPPWWQRVLSGEASPPLRLTHEFPEQHLELRAVPLRFDDTGDVHFLVVVRDVTRTEVLDRVRRDFVANVSHELKTPLTTMKGFLETLLDGAIEEPDQARHFTQIVFEQTERLERIVDDLLVLTRLDSATDQPLERQQVKASALIQGAIEQCQLAAERKNMTLKAEIVTDPDLDVNPRLFQMAIVNLIDNAIKYSDPGKTITVRVEMQDKEILFSVIDEGWGIESRHLPRIFERFYCVDPGRSRELGGTGLGLSIVKHVAQVHGGYVTVTSEVGRGSTFTIHLPK; encoded by the coding sequence ATGTTTCGCCTGTCTCGATTGAGGTTACCTTTCGTGCTTCTCACTTTTTGGGCTGTCACGACTGTTCCAATTGCCCTGATATGGTTACTCACGAGTCCGGCCACCCATGAGCAGCTCGTGAACATGTGGATCGAAGAGCGGGCGCACTATCTTGCCCGGACCATTCTTCCAGACGAAACGGCGAAACAGATGACGGACCTCCAAGCCCTGACCAACGTCTTGCGTCAAAAGGCCGGCGCTTTGGAACTCCAGCTTGCGATTTTCGACGCAGGCGGACGTGTCCTGGTAGCCACAACGCCGGGAATTACCCGTGCCGCCACGGAGCCGTCGGAGGTCCAACTGTGCCGGAACTCGGGACGCCCGGTGTTTCGGTGGCAGGAGGTTCGGTCGGGCGGCCATCTCCGCTGCGTGGCGGCTTTTCCCGTAACCGCGCTTTCCGCGCCCGCCGTGCTATGGCTCGAGCAAGAGATTCCTTTGAGTTCGGCAAATCTGTCGGGCACGATTCTCTGGAGCGGCTTGCGAAGTATCGGTTGGGGGAGCCTCCTGGGTGCTATGGGATGGTTGGTCGTAGGCCTCTGGGTCGACAGAGTCCTTGCTGGGCTCTCGCCCGAAAAGCTGGTCAAGGAGCGTGGGCCATCCGTGCCACGATGGTACCCGCAGGAAATTGTGCAACTGGCGCAACAGTGGCGGGACTACACGGTTCAGCGTGAAAATGAGCGTAAAAGGCTTCGCCAAATTCAGGCTGAGTTGGAGGCCGTTCTGGAACATCTTGCCGACGGAATCCTCATCCTGGATCGAGAGGGAAGGGGACAGAAGTGGAACCAGCAGGCGGCTCAGCTCCTTCGTTTCCCACCCCATCTGTCTCCCGGCCAACTCATCCTCTCCGAGCGAATTCGACACCCGGCCTTTCCACCGTGGTGGCAACGGGTCCTTTCCGGCGAGGCTTCGCCACCGCTTCGGCTTACTCACGAATTTCCTGAACAACACCTCGAACTAAGAGCCGTGCCGCTTCGCTTTGATGACACCGGGGATGTGCACTTTCTGGTGGTCGTTCGGGATGTTACGCGAACCGAAGTGCTTGACCGGGTGCGCCGAGACTTCGTCGCCAATGTCAGTCACGAATTGAAAACTCCACTCACCACCATGAAAGGTTTTCTCGAAACATTGCTCGACGGTGCGATTGAAGAGCCGGACCAAGCCCGACACTTCACGCAGATCGTCTTCGAACAAACCGAGCGACTGGAACGAATTGTGGACGATCTTCTGGTGCTCACACGACTGGACAGTGCAACGGATCAGCCTCTTGAACGCCAGCAGGTTAAGGCCAGCGCCCTGATACAAGGGGCAATTGAGCAGTGCCAGCTTGCCGCGGAAAGAAAGAACATGACCTTGAAAGCGGAGATTGTGACAGATCCCGACCTCGATGTTAATCCCCGCCTGTTCCAGATGGCGATTGTCAATCTGATCGACAATGCGATCAAGTACAGCGATCCCGGAAAAACGATCACAGTTCGGGTAGAAATGCAAGATAAAGAGATTCTCTTTTCCGTGATTGATGAGGGATGGGGCATTGAAAGCCGGCACCTTCCCCGCATCTTCGAGCGTTTTTACTGTGTGGACCCCGGGAGAAGCCGCGAACTCGGCGGGACAGGGCTGGGCCTCTCCATCGTCAAACACGTGGCGCAGGTGCACGGAGGATACGTGACGGTCACAAGCGAAGTTGGCCGAGGAAGCACCTTCACCATCCACCTGCCGAAATGA